A region of Pseudomonas putida DNA encodes the following proteins:
- the ileS gene encoding isoleucine--tRNA ligase encodes MTDYKATLNLPDTAFPMKAGLPQREPQILQRWDSIGLYQKLREIGKDRPKFVLHDGPPYANGKIHIGHALNKILKDMIVRSKTLSGFDAPYVPGWDCHGLPIEHKVEVTHGKHLSADRTRELCREYAAEQIEGQKTEFIRLGVLGDWDNPYKTMNFANEAGEIRALAEMVKQGFVFKGLKPVNWCFDCGSALAEAEVEYADKKSQTIDVAFPVADADKLAAAFGLASLAKPAAIVIWTTTPWTIPANQALNIHPEFKYALVDTGERLLVLAEELVESCLKRYNLEGSVIATAQGSALELINFRHPFYDRLSPLYLADYVELGAGTGVVHSAPAYGEDDFVTCKRYGMVNDDILTPVQSNGVYVESLEFFGGQFIWKANPAIVEKLSEVGALMHTETISHSYMHCWRHKTPLIYRATAQWFVGMDKQPTTGEPLRERALKAIEDTKFVPAWGQARLHSMIANRPDWCISRQRNWGVPIPFFLHKQTGELHPRTVELMEAVAKRVEQEGIEAWFKLDATELLGDEAGQYDKITDTLDVWFDSGTTHWHVLRGSHDIGHATGPVADLYLEGSDQHRGWFHSSLLTGCAVDNHAPYRELLTHGFTVDENGRKMSKSLGNTIEPEKVNNTLGADILRLWVSATDYSGEMAVSEQILQRSADAYRRIRNTARFLLSNLSGFDPARDLLAPEDMLALDRWAVDRTLLLQRELEEHYSEYRFWNVYSKIHNFCVQELGGFYLDIIKDRQYTTGANSVARRSCQSALYHISEALVRWIAPILSFTADEIWQYLPGERNESVMLNGWYQGLSELPEGIELDRAYWDRVMAVKASVNKELENQRTAKVIGGNLQAEVTLYAEEGLSADLSKLGDELRFVLITSAASVVPFVQAPADAVATEVEGLKLKVVKSGHAKCGRCWHFRADVGSHPEHPEICSRCVDNLSGSGEVRHYA; translated from the coding sequence ATGACCGACTACAAAGCCACGCTTAACCTTCCGGACACCGCCTTCCCCATGAAGGCCGGCCTGCCTCAGCGCGAACCGCAGATCCTGCAGCGCTGGGACAGCATTGGCCTGTACCAGAAGCTGCGCGAAATTGGCAAGGATCGTCCGAAGTTCGTCCTGCACGACGGCCCGCCCTATGCCAACGGCAAGATTCACATCGGTCATGCGCTGAACAAGATTCTCAAGGACATGATCGTCCGCTCCAAGACCCTGTCGGGTTTCGACGCGCCGTACGTGCCGGGTTGGGACTGCCACGGCCTGCCGATCGAGCACAAGGTCGAAGTCACCCATGGCAAGCACCTGTCGGCCGACCGCACCCGTGAGCTGTGCCGCGAATACGCCGCCGAGCAGATCGAAGGGCAGAAGACCGAGTTCATCCGCCTGGGTGTGCTGGGTGACTGGGACAACCCGTACAAGACCATGAACTTCGCCAACGAGGCCGGTGAGATCCGTGCCCTGGCCGAGATGGTCAAGCAAGGCTTCGTGTTCAAGGGCCTCAAGCCTGTGAACTGGTGCTTCGATTGCGGCTCGGCCCTGGCTGAAGCCGAGGTTGAATACGCCGACAAAAAATCCCAGACCATCGATGTGGCCTTCCCGGTCGCCGACGCCGACAAGCTGGCCGCCGCCTTTGGCCTGGCCTCGCTGGCCAAGCCCGCCGCCATCGTGATCTGGACCACCACCCCGTGGACCATCCCCGCCAACCAGGCGCTGAACATCCACCCGGAGTTCAAGTACGCCCTGGTCGATACCGGCGAGCGCCTGCTGGTGCTGGCCGAAGAGCTGGTCGAGTCGTGCCTCAAGCGCTACAACCTGGAAGGCTCGGTCATCGCCACCGCCCAGGGTTCGGCCCTGGAGCTGATCAACTTCCGCCACCCGTTCTACGACCGCCTGTCGCCACTCTACCTGGCAGACTACGTCGAGCTGGGCGCCGGTACCGGTGTGGTTCACTCCGCGCCTGCCTACGGTGAAGACGACTTCGTCACCTGCAAGCGCTACGGCATGGTCAACGACGACATCCTCACCCCGGTGCAGAGCAACGGTGTGTACGTCGAGTCACTGGAATTCTTCGGCGGCCAGTTCATCTGGAAGGCCAACCCGGCCATCGTCGAGAAGCTGAGCGAAGTCGGTGCGCTGATGCATACCGAAACCATCAGCCACAGCTACATGCACTGCTGGCGCCACAAGACCCCGCTGATCTACCGCGCCACCGCGCAGTGGTTCGTCGGCATGGACAAGCAGCCAACCACCGGCGAGCCGCTGCGTGAGCGCGCGCTCAAGGCCATCGAAGATACCAAGTTCGTCCCGGCCTGGGGCCAGGCGCGCCTGCACTCGATGATCGCCAACCGCCCGGACTGGTGCATCTCGCGTCAGCGCAACTGGGGCGTGCCGATCCCGTTCTTCCTGCACAAGCAGACCGGCGAGCTGCACCCGCGTACCGTCGAACTGATGGAGGCGGTGGCCAAGCGCGTCGAACAAGAGGGTATCGAGGCCTGGTTCAAGCTGGACGCCACTGAACTGCTCGGCGACGAAGCCGGCCAGTACGACAAGATCACCGACACCCTGGACGTGTGGTTCGACTCCGGTACCACCCACTGGCACGTGCTGCGTGGCTCGCACGACATCGGCCACGCCACCGGTCCGGTCGCCGACCTGTACCTGGAAGGCTCCGACCAGCACCGCGGTTGGTTCCACTCGTCCTTGCTGACCGGTTGCGCCGTCGACAACCACGCGCCGTACCGCGAGCTGCTGACCCACGGCTTCACCGTGGACGAGAACGGCCGCAAGATGTCCAAGTCGCTGGGCAACACCATCGAGCCGGAAAAGGTCAACAACACCCTGGGTGCCGACATCCTGCGCCTGTGGGTTTCGGCCACCGACTACTCCGGTGAAATGGCCGTTTCCGAGCAGATCCTGCAGCGCAGCGCTGACGCCTACCGCCGTATCCGCAACACCGCGCGCTTCCTGCTCTCCAACCTGTCCGGCTTCGACCCGGCCCGCGACCTGCTGGCCCCAGAGGACATGCTGGCCCTGGACCGTTGGGCAGTGGACCGCACGCTGCTGCTGCAGCGCGAGCTGGAAGAGCACTACAGCGAGTACCGTTTCTGGAACGTCTACTCGAAGATCCACAACTTCTGCGTGCAGGAGCTGGGTGGCTTCTACCTCGACATCATCAAGGACCGCCAGTACACCACCGGCGCCAACAGTGTCGCCCGCCGTTCGTGCCAGTCCGCGCTGTACCACATCAGTGAGGCGCTGGTGCGCTGGATCGCGCCGATCCTGTCCTTCACCGCCGACGAAATCTGGCAGTACCTGCCGGGCGAGCGCAACGAGTCGGTGATGCTCAACGGCTGGTACCAGGGCCTGAGCGAGCTGCCAGAAGGCATCGAGCTGGACCGTGCCTACTGGGATCGCGTCATGGCGGTCAAGGCATCGGTCAACAAGGAGCTGGAAAACCAGCGTACCGCCAAGGTCATCGGCGGCAACCTGCAGGCCGAAGTTACCCTGTACGCCGAGGAAGGCCTGAGCGCCGACCTGAGCAAGCTGGGCGACGAGCTGCGCTTCGTGCTGATCACCTCGGCTGCCAGCGTGGTGCCGTTTGTGCAGGCACCGGCTGACGCCGTGGCGACCGAAGTCGAAGGCCTCAAGCTGAAAGTGGTCAAGTCCGGTCACGCCAAGTGCGGCCGCTGCTGGCACTTCCGCGCCGACGTCGGCAGCCACCCGGAGCACCCGGAAATCTGCAGCCGTTGCGTCGACAACCTGAGCGGTTCGGGTGAGGTGCGCCACTATGCCTAA
- the ribF gene encoding bifunctional riboflavin kinase/FAD synthetase: MQLVRGLHNLRPEHRGCVATIGNFDGVHRGHQAILARLRERGQALGLPTCVVIFEPQPREYFAPDTAPARLARLRDKVELLAAEGIDRVLCLAFNQRLSKLGADEFVKAILVDGLGVRHLEVGDDFRFGCDRAGDFAFLVEAGDKYGFTVEAANTVIQDGLRVSSTEVRKALSEGNFELAEHLLGRPYRITGRVLHGQKLARQLGTPTANIQLKRRRVPLSGVYLASIEIDGKAWPGVGNIGVRPTVAGDGRPHLEIHLLDYAGDLYGRRLTVEFHHKLREEQRFASLEALKSAIDADIAAARAHWHAQPLTKSLK, encoded by the coding sequence ATGCAGCTGGTTCGAGGTCTTCACAACCTGCGCCCCGAGCACCGGGGCTGTGTCGCCACCATTGGCAACTTCGACGGGGTTCACCGTGGCCACCAGGCAATCCTGGCGCGTCTGCGTGAGCGCGGCCAGGCACTTGGCCTGCCGACTTGCGTGGTGATCTTCGAGCCACAGCCGCGCGAATACTTTGCCCCCGATACCGCGCCGGCGCGTCTGGCACGGTTGCGTGACAAGGTCGAACTGCTGGCCGCCGAGGGTATCGACCGGGTGCTGTGCCTGGCGTTCAACCAACGCCTGAGCAAGCTTGGCGCCGATGAATTTGTCAAAGCCATCCTGGTAGACGGCCTGGGCGTGCGTCACCTTGAAGTGGGCGACGACTTCCGCTTTGGCTGCGACCGCGCGGGCGATTTTGCCTTCCTGGTCGAGGCGGGCGACAAGTACGGGTTTACCGTCGAAGCCGCCAACACCGTGATCCAAGACGGTTTGCGGGTCAGCAGCACCGAAGTGCGCAAGGCCTTGTCCGAAGGTAACTTCGAACTGGCCGAGCACCTGCTGGGCCGCCCGTACCGTATCACTGGCCGCGTCCTGCACGGCCAGAAACTGGCGCGCCAACTCGGCACGCCCACCGCCAACATCCAGCTCAAGCGCCGCCGCGTGCCGCTGTCCGGGGTTTACCTGGCCAGCATCGAAATCGACGGCAAGGCCTGGCCGGGTGTCGGCAATATCGGCGTGCGCCCCACCGTTGCCGGTGATGGGCGCCCGCACCTGGAGATTCATCTTCTGGATTATGCCGGCGACCTGTATGGCCGGCGTCTGACGGTGGAGTTCCACCACAAGCTGCGTGAAGAGCAGCGATTCGCCTCCCTGGAGGCGCTGAAGTCGGCGATCGACGCGGACATCGCCGCCGCACGTGCACATTGGCACGCTCAACCGCTAACGAAGAGCCTGAAATGA
- the lspA gene encoding signal peptidase II: MPNPAAGRFGRLAWLWLSLVVLVLDQVTKVYFEGKLSLYQQIVVIPDYFSWTLAYNTGAAFSFLADGAGWQRWLFAVIAVVVSAVLVVWLKRLGRSETWLAIALALVLGGALGNLYDRIVLGHVVDFILVHWQNRHYFPAFNLADSAICVGAVMLALDMFKSKKSEEPVHD; this comes from the coding sequence ATGCCTAACCCTGCAGCGGGGCGCTTCGGGCGCCTTGCCTGGCTCTGGCTGAGCCTGGTGGTCCTGGTCCTTGACCAGGTCACCAAGGTTTACTTCGAAGGCAAATTGAGCCTGTACCAGCAGATCGTGGTCATCCCGGACTACTTCAGCTGGACCCTGGCCTACAACACCGGGGCGGCTTTCAGCTTCCTCGCCGATGGCGCCGGCTGGCAGCGCTGGCTGTTTGCCGTGATCGCCGTGGTGGTCAGTGCGGTGCTGGTGGTCTGGCTCAAGCGCCTTGGGCGCAGCGAGACCTGGCTGGCCATCGCGCTGGCGCTGGTGCTGGGTGGTGCGCTGGGGAACCTGTACGACCGCATCGTGCTTGGCCACGTAGTCGATTTCATCCTGGTGCACTGGCAGAACCGCCATTACTTCCCGGCCTTCAACCTGGCCGACAGTGCGATTTGCGTTGGCGCGGTAATGCTGGCGCTGGATATGTTCAAGAGCAAGAAGTCCGAGGAGCCTGTCCATGACTGA